One genomic window of Halorhabdus sp. CBA1104 includes the following:
- a CDS encoding exodeoxyribonuclease V subunit beta, giving the protein MTEPSPNDRQKDLIEGTEGLYLVDAGPGTGKTFAITRRYGTIVDQPDVEPEDILLMTFTRSAAAEMKERIVDHSSYGLRELADAPIQTFHSHCHDILREHGYAAPTHLGLDERITGSTQIIDDELIEAERFREFFSGFRDDYPEYTEFYRVLSEQDELLELIKELASKGIFPTVDGWYRDGESHLDGDFEAFKERFDAVNQPRNDGRKQSELRDDLSRFGRNKTYLSDAPSKSELRGGRGTKQLDDDVASDVFYEEREDLKAFVHDVYIEYLQFALGRNSLNFGFLQLFAFVLLCEDQRVRQTAQFEYVMVDEFQDTSEIQFKLALLLSGTDNFCAVGDWKQSIYSFQYADVQNILDFEDRLERFTADLNSDADRIDFDTGDLTRIELQENYRSTESIIDLSEQAIVTPASSGEDVDTTLDDVVELSSNAAFDNTVIEGIQHGDEHEAVLSTVQDIVGNDDYAVEDEDGNPRPPEYRDIAVFTRTRDYGRELLDVADEYDFPMAYDGGIELFRTDPAKLLLAWLRILESDADRGWGVVLERIGYTFDEIEHMLETEAYPPDPVAFRDELRGLESVGAVARRVLDRYGFTGDTGDVLLHTTQSVYDSTTVTRGELIQFIERGIENGSTVDVRANAGDNAVTVQTIHTAKGLEYPIVILANMNEGSFPPRAGGSSVIQYQDPVGLRQRKLYSEERVYPHIYDNWRHDVLRRCLPQEYDEERRLLYVAVTRAENHVVFAAGEEPNTFIEELPVAVEEIDVTVEGLDRDGSADAELPFAVTTPDGPIGHTPHSLMDETVFEEIGERMESSPETEPETRGVDFGSRVHDFAEAYALEDDVTPSNPHEQRVVEFVDDLPGELHVEEPVTLPIEVEDQRITISGIVDLVHVTADRVDIIDYKTDSTRHAQPEYRKQLSVYYHVLSEWFAEKDVTTSLFYTTDGIREQIEPLSLEELQSIVREGGMQSMSGN; this is encoded by the coding sequence ATGACTGAGCCGTCACCGAACGATAGACAAAAGGATCTCATCGAGGGTACAGAGGGGTTGTACCTAGTCGATGCCGGTCCTGGAACGGGCAAGACGTTCGCCATTACCCGTCGATACGGGACGATCGTTGACCAGCCCGATGTCGAACCCGAAGACATCCTACTGATGACCTTCACGCGGAGCGCCGCAGCAGAGATGAAAGAACGGATCGTCGACCACAGTTCGTATGGGCTGCGAGAACTGGCCGACGCCCCGATCCAGACGTTCCATTCCCATTGCCACGATATCCTTAGAGAACACGGCTACGCTGCTCCGACACATCTCGGTCTGGACGAACGGATAACCGGCTCGACGCAGATTATCGACGATGAGCTGATCGAAGCTGAACGATTCCGGGAGTTCTTCAGCGGATTCCGCGACGATTATCCGGAATACACGGAGTTCTACCGGGTACTCTCAGAGCAGGACGAGCTACTCGAACTGATCAAGGAACTCGCGTCGAAAGGTATCTTCCCGACTGTCGACGGGTGGTATCGAGACGGCGAGTCGCATCTCGACGGGGACTTCGAGGCGTTCAAGGAGCGGTTCGACGCAGTCAACCAGCCCCGGAACGACGGTCGGAAGCAGTCAGAGCTACGCGACGACTTGAGCCGCTTCGGACGGAACAAGACCTATCTTTCGGACGCGCCATCGAAGTCCGAATTACGGGGCGGCCGCGGTACGAAACAGCTAGACGATGATGTGGCGAGTGACGTCTTCTACGAAGAGCGTGAGGATCTCAAAGCGTTCGTTCACGACGTCTACATCGAGTATCTCCAATTCGCATTGGGTCGCAACTCTCTCAACTTCGGATTCCTCCAGTTGTTCGCGTTCGTGCTGCTCTGTGAGGATCAGCGCGTCCGACAGACGGCACAGTTCGAGTACGTCATGGTTGACGAGTTCCAGGACACCAGCGAGATACAGTTCAAACTCGCGCTGCTGCTGTCCGGGACGGACAACTTCTGTGCAGTCGGGGACTGGAAACAGAGTATCTACTCCTTCCAGTACGCGGACGTTCAGAACATTCTCGACTTCGAGGACCGGCTGGAACGATTCACGGCAGACCTCAACAGCGATGCCGACCGGATTGATTTCGACACGGGTGATCTAACTCGGATCGAACTCCAGGAGAATTATCGGTCGACGGAGTCGATCATCGACCTCTCCGAGCAGGCCATCGTAACGCCGGCCTCAAGCGGTGAGGATGTCGATACCACTCTCGACGATGTCGTCGAACTGTCCTCGAACGCTGCTTTCGACAACACGGTCATCGAGGGCATCCAGCATGGGGACGAACACGAGGCCGTACTCTCGACGGTTCAGGATATCGTCGGCAATGACGACTACGCCGTTGAGGACGAGGACGGCAATCCGCGCCCACCGGAATACCGTGATATCGCCGTGTTCACTCGGACACGGGATTACGGTCGGGAACTGCTTGACGTCGCTGACGAGTACGATTTCCCGATGGCCTACGATGGCGGAATCGAACTTTTCCGGACCGATCCGGCCAAACTGTTGCTCGCGTGGCTCCGAATTCTCGAGTCGGATGCCGACCGCGGCTGGGGGGTCGTTCTCGAACGGATTGGGTATACGTTCGACGAGATCGAGCATATGCTGGAGACAGAGGCGTATCCGCCGGATCCGGTTGCGTTCCGTGATGAGCTTCGTGGATTGGAGTCAGTCGGCGCAGTTGCACGTCGAGTCCTTGATCGCTACGGATTCACGGGCGATACGGGAGATGTCCTTCTCCACACGACCCAGTCAGTCTACGATTCGACGACGGTCACTCGCGGTGAGTTGATCCAGTTCATCGAGCGTGGCATCGAGAACGGGAGTACGGTTGACGTCCGCGCAAACGCGGGCGATAACGCGGTGACCGTCCAGACGATTCACACGGCCAAGGGGCTCGAATATCCGATCGTCATTCTGGCGAACATGAACGAGGGAAGTTTCCCGCCACGCGCTGGTGGTTCAAGCGTCATCCAGTATCAAGACCCGGTTGGCCTCCGACAGCGAAAACTCTACTCAGAGGAACGTGTCTATCCTCACATCTACGACAACTGGCGGCATGACGTCCTTCGACGGTGTCTGCCTCAAGAGTATGACGAGGAACGCCGGTTACTCTATGTCGCGGTTACGCGCGCGGAGAATCACGTCGTATTCGCGGCTGGAGAGGAGCCAAACACGTTCATCGAAGAGCTGCCAGTCGCTGTCGAAGAAATCGATGTGACTGTCGAAGGACTTGATCGCGACGGGAGCGCTGATGCGGAGCTACCGTTCGCAGTAACCACGCCGGATGGACCGATCGGTCATACGCCGCATTCGCTAATGGACGAGACAGTCTTCGAAGAGATCGGTGAGCGGATGGAATCCAGTCCCGAGACTGAACCAGAGACTCGAGGAGTGGACTTCGGGTCACGAGTCCACGATTTCGCCGAGGCATACGCACTGGAGGATGACGTCACGCCGTCGAATCCCCACGAGCAACGGGTCGTTGAGTTCGTCGACGACCTGCCGGGCGAGTTGCACGTTGAAGAACCGGTTACGCTCCCGATTGAGGTCGAAGACCAGCGGATAACTATCTCTGGAATCGTCGATCTTGTTCACGTCACCGCTGATCGGGTTGACATCATCGACTACAAGACGGACAGTACGCGACACGCACAGCCGGAGTATCGAAAGCAACTCAGTGTATACTATCACGTCCTCTCTGAGTGGTTCGCCGAGAAAGACGTCACGACGAGTCTGTTCTATACAACTGATGGAATACGGGAACAGATTGAACCGCTCTCACTTGAGGAGTTGCAGTCGATTGTTCGCGAAGGCGGTATGCAATCCATGTCTGGCAACTAA
- a CDS encoding PD-(D/E)XK nuclease family protein — protein MPIRRAKTAESLYAEVQDYDLVVTPDAPFASAINRRLDRPHFGTFATTPRRLAAGRREQAEDRVAFLEVIEQTDHDWKAVAYAIGNVLQCWEHQGRLDAILDYDAYVDETTREVVEIMQNLRTTSKRLTEHTIDDDQSVAVVGYEQLTNLERSILPEAFDRVDLFTDEVFDYPEFHVFESATDIVSALLDTISAHNAEHVAVVLDSGSQYSSLVESALEAADIPFYGGPGFIDDPHHRAFVRLLRVGFRGSETTVGDVQPLLTQMDFDISVKYHQKRLETVDSPDIEWLQEFCSSIGEQTFADALDTYTSKTGIELTLFEEELQTLSLSDELLTTEGVDRLAYYLQTYEVPVDRDNEGVLLADAKSSAYVDRPVVFHLGMGQDWTHSAPQRPWVDTETQFERYIGNFQRLLQSGDQQYYLVQDTAGGEPITPCLYFGDLLDDDFERFSDLESVEHRRRPQSNGVGFDRHPLDIESETIETVSQSSLNSYVNSPRDYLFGKLLDSPEQERFVEGTLFHDFAEFYVNHPDVIADVDITELVDAMLGEAEAFFSSADEALRRRKYRIGLELIMDYLDDYGPESDDFLTATSGWGDNFFVEYFDRPVDSPLTERWFEDHSLGVNGKIDLVKAPDHLLDYKSGSKKRTSQIVKRAAIDPPADTPNFQAALYLTYYRTIQPEEPLEFTFFHFLESMDDVIAGDANLDDALTTVSYYPFTFDEYVSSRDTYEVLLDGYNDCQETFGDLGYPAYSDIMDQLTFPETTDRDELRASEFAEEFTTAVDVGTSEDVDAEKGADQAIRELNGVRRRTFFREDLDAFESFVDERLEELNDRRAGKERFPVDGLAGEPNYRRIDNRDLLLEGESDD, from the coding sequence GTGCCTATTCGCAGAGCGAAAACTGCAGAATCACTTTACGCGGAAGTCCAAGATTACGACCTGGTTGTCACTCCTGACGCCCCGTTTGCGAGTGCGATCAACCGCCGTCTCGACCGCCCTCACTTCGGAACGTTTGCGACTACCCCGCGTCGTCTCGCAGCTGGCCGACGCGAACAAGCAGAAGACCGCGTCGCCTTTCTCGAGGTTATCGAGCAGACTGACCACGATTGGAAAGCAGTCGCATACGCTATCGGGAATGTCCTCCAGTGCTGGGAACATCAGGGTCGCCTTGACGCCATTCTCGACTACGACGCCTACGTCGACGAGACGACCCGAGAAGTCGTCGAGATAATGCAAAATCTCCGGACAACCTCGAAACGGCTCACCGAACATACAATCGACGACGATCAGTCAGTTGCTGTCGTTGGTTATGAGCAGCTGACCAACTTGGAGCGTAGCATCCTGCCGGAAGCGTTCGATCGTGTCGATCTGTTCACTGACGAGGTGTTCGACTATCCGGAGTTCCACGTCTTCGAGTCGGCGACTGATATCGTCAGTGCGCTTCTCGATACGATTTCGGCACACAACGCTGAACATGTCGCGGTCGTCCTCGATAGTGGGAGTCAGTACTCGTCGCTCGTCGAGTCCGCGCTCGAAGCGGCAGACATCCCATTTTATGGTGGCCCAGGATTCATCGATGATCCGCACCACCGAGCGTTCGTTCGACTCCTCCGTGTCGGATTCCGCGGTTCCGAAACAACCGTTGGTGACGTCCAACCGCTGCTCACGCAGATGGATTTCGATATTTCAGTCAAATATCACCAAAAGCGTCTAGAGACAGTCGACAGCCCGGATATTGAGTGGTTGCAGGAATTCTGCTCCTCCATCGGAGAACAAACGTTTGCGGATGCTCTGGATACATATACGAGTAAAACCGGCATCGAGCTAACGCTCTTCGAGGAGGAATTGCAAACCCTCAGTCTCAGTGATGAACTTCTGACCACCGAGGGCGTTGACCGGTTAGCCTACTACCTCCAGACCTACGAGGTCCCTGTCGACAGGGACAACGAGGGTGTTCTCCTCGCTGATGCGAAGTCCTCTGCCTACGTTGATCGTCCCGTCGTTTTCCATCTCGGAATGGGACAGGACTGGACGCATTCGGCTCCACAGCGACCGTGGGTCGATACTGAGACGCAGTTCGAACGCTACATCGGTAACTTCCAGCGCCTGCTTCAGAGCGGCGACCAGCAGTACTATCTCGTTCAGGACACGGCTGGTGGGGAGCCGATCACGCCTTGTCTTTACTTCGGAGATCTTCTTGATGACGACTTCGAACGGTTCAGTGATCTCGAGTCAGTTGAACACCGACGACGACCGCAATCGAACGGCGTCGGCTTCGATCGCCATCCGCTTGACATTGAGTCCGAGACAATCGAGACAGTCAGCCAGTCCAGTCTCAACAGCTACGTAAACAGTCCTCGGGACTACCTTTTCGGAAAGCTTCTCGATTCCCCCGAACAGGAACGGTTCGTCGAAGGGACCCTCTTCCACGACTTCGCGGAGTTCTATGTGAACCATCCTGATGTTATCGCAGATGTCGATATAACAGAACTCGTCGACGCTATGCTCGGGGAGGCGGAGGCCTTCTTTTCGAGTGCAGACGAGGCGCTTCGTCGCCGGAAGTACCGCATCGGGCTAGAGTTGATTATGGACTATCTGGACGACTATGGACCGGAGTCAGATGACTTTCTCACAGCGACGTCGGGGTGGGGAGACAATTTCTTCGTGGAGTATTTCGACAGGCCAGTCGACTCGCCGCTTACTGAACGTTGGTTCGAAGACCATTCGCTCGGCGTTAATGGGAAGATTGACCTCGTGAAAGCGCCGGATCACCTTCTCGATTACAAAAGCGGAAGCAAGAAGCGCACCTCTCAAATCGTCAAGCGTGCGGCAATCGACCCGCCGGCGGATACACCGAACTTTCAGGCGGCTTTGTATCTCACCTACTACCGGACAATTCAGCCGGAAGAGCCGTTGGAGTTCACGTTCTTCCACTTCCTTGAATCGATGGATGACGTAATCGCAGGCGACGCTAATCTCGATGACGCACTGACGACCGTCTCGTACTATCCGTTCACGTTCGATGAGTACGTCAGCTCACGGGATACCTACGAGGTGCTCCTGGACGGATACAACGACTGCCAAGAGACGTTTGGTGATCTCGGTTATCCGGCCTACAGCGACATTATGGATCAACTGACGTTCCCCGAAACGACCGACCGGGACGAACTTCGTGCCTCCGAGTTCGCCGAGGAGTTCACAACCGCTGTCGACGTCGGGACATCCGAGGACGTCGACGCCGAAAAAGGCGCAGACCAAGCAATACGGGAGCTCAACGGCGTCCGCCGGCGAACCTTCTTCCGTGAGGATCTGGATGCGTTCGAATCGTTCGTCGATGAGCGTCTTGAAGAACTCAACGATAGGCGAGCGGGCAAGGAGCGCTTCCCGGTCGACGGGCTTGCGGGCGAGCCGAACTACCGGCGGATAGATAATCGGGATCTCCTGCTGGAGGGCGAGAGCGATGACTGA
- a CDS encoding helicase-related protein: MTRPEFIDNREGNTLAVAINEYIDDLREKMGPEPNLDIATGYFNPRGYFAVADALDQVGEVRLLLGAQPDQKDTERWRQPGEPRGEDYNQKRLEESLKTLDQNLDQDRDLLGFSRRIDSRLQQLVDFLRSDDVKVRRYEEQFLHGKAYLFSHDQGTLVGSSNFTGAGLTSNMELNVGQYSPSVTGQVNEWFEDIWADAEPYDLASIYEERFDPYDPYLIYLRVLYERYGDELEEEAEDDGAVNLTNFQQDGVRRAERFLDEHNGVIVADEVGLGKTYIAGKLLEKTVNENRQRALVVAPAYLRDGMWESKAPEWGVQFETLSYSELRNERQLGGDRSYLDLDKEEYQLVIIDEAHAFRNPGTQQADALRQLLRDDPPKDVVMLTATPVNNSLWDLYYLLYYFIKNDGAFASEGIRSLRDRFKHAQSEDPSDLSPDLLFDVLDETTVRRTRRFIREHYENATLPDGEGGEVRITFPESKPRRIDYDFSDTFGDTFFDDVAEGLAAGDRDESDLTLARYRPSYYLEGEEDASELSLVGLLRTGLLKRFESSSKAFANTLERMINQNRAALDLLDNGMFPKPDAIDEWVEADSDEALDDAFNQADDNTVYNLGATEAEVEEFRQDLETDLEILQGWYERVSVVTQDDDEKLDTLGETLVDIAEDAEEDAETDPELEKEEAFRENRKVVIFSYYADTVEWILDYLEERVQNDETLSCYEGRIAGVTGDGSVRGITREDAVHGFAPDSADAPAGVEDQYDILVTTDVLGQGVNLQQARNVINYDLPWNPMRVVQRNGRIDRINSPHPEIFPMTFFPEDRLDDLLELELRVRQKVTQAARSVGLDSQVIPDMDTMQQNFSDRVEDIESIRDEDEEVYEKGGGQAAAYSGEEYRQELREGLEDREEQITSLPWAAGSGFRGENPGYFFCARVGKKHSCDSSPTTMRAR; encoded by the coding sequence ATGACCAGGCCAGAGTTTATCGACAATCGGGAGGGGAACACCCTTGCCGTGGCCATCAACGAGTACATCGACGACCTGCGGGAGAAGATGGGGCCCGAGCCCAATCTGGACATCGCGACGGGCTATTTCAACCCCCGCGGCTACTTCGCGGTCGCCGACGCTCTCGACCAAGTCGGCGAGGTTCGCCTCCTACTCGGCGCGCAGCCAGATCAGAAGGACACTGAGCGCTGGCGCCAGCCGGGCGAGCCGCGTGGTGAGGACTACAACCAGAAGCGCCTCGAGGAGTCACTCAAGACGCTGGATCAGAATCTCGACCAAGACCGAGATCTGTTGGGGTTTTCTCGGCGAATCGACAGTCGCCTCCAGCAACTCGTCGACTTCCTCAGAAGTGACGACGTCAAAGTCAGGCGCTACGAGGAGCAATTCCTCCACGGGAAGGCGTATCTCTTTTCTCACGACCAGGGCACTCTGGTCGGTTCCTCCAACTTCACGGGTGCAGGCCTGACGTCGAACATGGAGTTGAACGTCGGCCAGTACAGCCCCTCTGTGACGGGGCAAGTCAACGAGTGGTTCGAGGACATCTGGGCCGACGCCGAACCCTATGACCTGGCGTCGATCTACGAGGAGAGGTTCGACCCCTACGACCCGTACCTCATCTACCTACGCGTTCTCTACGAACGCTACGGCGACGAACTTGAGGAGGAAGCCGAGGACGACGGCGCGGTCAACCTCACCAACTTCCAGCAGGACGGGGTCCGCCGCGCCGAACGATTCCTCGACGAACATAACGGCGTAATCGTCGCCGACGAGGTCGGCCTCGGGAAGACCTACATCGCCGGGAAGCTCCTCGAGAAGACGGTCAACGAGAACCGCCAACGCGCGCTGGTGGTGGCGCCAGCCTACCTCCGGGACGGTATGTGGGAGTCGAAGGCCCCAGAGTGGGGCGTCCAGTTCGAGACCCTCTCGTACTCTGAGTTGCGGAACGAACGCCAGCTTGGCGGTGACCGGTCGTACTTGGATCTGGACAAGGAGGAGTACCAGCTCGTCATCATCGACGAGGCGCACGCGTTCCGCAACCCTGGGACACAGCAGGCCGACGCACTTCGACAGCTCCTGCGTGATGACCCGCCAAAAGACGTCGTGATGCTCACGGCGACGCCAGTGAACAACTCGCTGTGGGACCTCTACTACCTCCTGTACTACTTCATCAAGAACGACGGAGCGTTCGCCTCGGAAGGGATTCGATCGCTACGCGATCGGTTCAAGCATGCGCAGTCCGAGGACCCATCCGACCTGAGTCCCGACCTCCTGTTCGACGTCCTCGACGAGACAACTGTTCGACGGACTCGGCGGTTCATCCGGGAACACTACGAGAACGCGACCCTTCCAGACGGCGAGGGTGGCGAAGTCAGAATCACGTTCCCCGAGTCCAAGCCGCGCCGTATCGACTACGACTTCAGCGACACGTTCGGGGATACGTTCTTCGACGACGTCGCAGAAGGGTTGGCAGCTGGAGATCGCGACGAGTCAGACCTCACACTCGCTCGGTACCGACCGTCGTACTACCTCGAAGGGGAAGAAGACGCCTCGGAACTGTCGCTTGTCGGTCTGCTCAGGACTGGCCTACTGAAGCGCTTCGAGTCCTCGAGCAAAGCGTTCGCAAACACGTTAGAGCGGATGATCAACCAGAACCGCGCTGCACTGGATCTGCTCGACAACGGGATGTTCCCCAAGCCGGACGCTATAGATGAGTGGGTCGAAGCCGATAGCGACGAGGCACTTGACGACGCCTTCAATCAAGCCGACGACAATACCGTATACAACCTTGGTGCGACGGAAGCGGAAGTCGAAGAATTCCGTCAGGATCTCGAAACTGACTTGGAGATCCTACAGGGCTGGTACGAGCGCGTCAGCGTCGTTACGCAGGACGACGACGAAAAACTCGATACCCTGGGCGAGACGCTCGTCGACATCGCCGAGGACGCCGAAGAGGATGCCGAGACAGACCCTGAACTCGAGAAGGAAGAAGCATTCCGAGAGAACCGGAAGGTCGTCATTTTCTCCTACTACGCCGACACAGTCGAGTGGATCCTGGACTACTTGGAAGAGCGCGTCCAGAACGACGAGACGCTCTCCTGCTACGAGGGCCGGATCGCTGGTGTCACTGGCGACGGCTCAGTACGTGGAATCACGAGAGAAGACGCAGTCCACGGCTTCGCTCCTGATTCAGCAGATGCGCCTGCGGGCGTCGAGGACCAGTACGACATTCTCGTCACGACCGACGTGCTCGGCCAGGGTGTCAACCTCCAGCAAGCCCGGAACGTCATCAACTACGACCTGCCGTGGAACCCAATGCGTGTCGTTCAGCGAAACGGTCGAATCGACCGCATCAACTCGCCACATCCCGAGATATTCCCGATGACGTTCTTCCCCGAAGACCGCCTCGACGACCTGCTCGAACTCGAACTTCGAGTTCGTCAAAAGGTGACCCAGGCGGCCCGGTCTGTTGGCTTAGACAGCCAAGTCATCCCGGACATGGACACGATGCAGCAGAACTTCTCTGACCGGGTCGAGGACATCGAATCGATTCGCGATGAAGACGAAGAGGTCTACGAGAAGGGCGGTGGCCAAGCAGCGGCGTACTCAGGTGAGGAGTACCGCCAGGAACTTCGGGAGGGTCTGGAAGACAGAGAGGAACAAATCACCTCGCTCCCGTGGGCAGCAGGGTCTGGATTCCGCGGTGAGAACCCTGGCTACTTCTTCTGTGCTCGGGTGGGGAAGAAGCATTCATGCGATTCGTCCCCAACGACGATGAGAGCGAGATAA